GAAGTCTCTTAAGAAGTATAGACCCGAAGGTTCAAGTGATCGCAAAATGGGTAGTGATAGtggtgatatgatcttgcatcttctatcgtacgagtacaattgaaataattggcttgagattttatatctccgataggaaagatagaaaagtaatcacaaacaaacttcgtctcatcgtttgtgattccgaaatatcttttttcgctgcgtcgattaagattattgtgaggtgattgataatactaagttgtttttcgggaatataagtctggtattattgattggttcctgttcaccttgatttatcaaaagacggaacaaaactcgtaggtatattcgtgggagaaggatttatctattatcgtagacttttctgtgtgatacagatttgtttattaaagtcttcgactttgggtcgtagcaactcttagttgtgggtgagatcagctaagggaatcaagtgcgcagtattctgaTGGGATCAgcggcgtaggagcataactgttccttggattagtgtgagattgattggggttcaactacagtccagaccgcagttagtttggagtaggctagtgtctgtagcggcttaatacagtgtgtgttcaatctggactaggtctcggggtttttctgcatttgcggtttcctcgttaaaaaaaattctggtgtctgtgttatttctattccgcattatatttgtttatataattgaaatatcataggttgtgcattgcaatcaattagaatatccgacctttttggttgttgatttaaattgattgacacttggatattggtctttggtaccatccaagttatctctctttgataaagactcgcagatttctatttgcttgagtaaagatcaaatcgagagattgagatataaactcgctgatatacttttaattgattgagtcttgttgattctctagaaagtatattagagtttttccatctagattgctaagcgaaatatttggtgtggttgttagacccccactttttcaattatctcataagttcactggatacggaagtgctCGAATACCGGATTCTACTCAttaagtttcctagaagtacgctctctaggtatAACTTAAACAAGTGCTCTAAGTTTAATGAGATAAGATTGTTCCTAGTGATGAATTCAAAATCTTGAATCACCTaatagtgtcaatttctacatatgggtatataacaaagtcccatcatcaatacccatacATCGCTACTTGTGTTTGTATTTTCTATACAATTATGggttgaagaaaaccaaaactagCAATAAAATCATCAAGcaaccattcaatttgcaacttaaacgattgaAAAGATAACTCATAAACATTATTGGTACCGTAGAGAATGAACAATAATGACAATTGCAAGAAACATGATTTTTAGATATCAATTTGAGTTCAAGTTCCGGACGTCGAAATCGTCcctaatctttttttttctcaatcatgTAAATTTATTACTAAAGAGTAAACTCAAAGTAAAAAAACAGGATAGTCTTGACAGGCCAAGACTATCAtaataaaatcaaaagaaagaTAAAGAGATTTACAAATTTTTCATTACAGACTTATTACATTTTCTTCTTGCTCCAttattccccaaaaatcaggTCTATCTTCATATAAAATTACTATTCCACTTCCaaaatttgttcctttttaactAACTGGTCAGCTGAAAAATTTACTTCCCTGTATGAGTGCCTGAAAGTGATGCTTCCCaaaatatcttttattttttccaTCTATTTCTGACTATCCAAAGAATTTTACCACTTGTAAATGCCAGTATAACAGCTTAGAATCCAAACTGTAGCATACATCTGATAATTGTTTGCTCACTAGCCATTCACCAGCTGTTATCAGTGCCATAACCTCTGCAACGTAATTTGGTATAATCCCCAGACCTCCACTTCCTGCTCCCAAGCATATTCCATCACTCTGTTTTGCTATAAATTCAATTCCTGCAGCTCCTGGGTTCCCCTTggcagcaccatcacaacatattaGAGTTTGGTTGATCTGAAGTAGTTTGAAAAAGACTTCTTTCACGGTGGCACATTTTCTTTTAATCCCCTTTATACCAAATATTACTATGATGTTGAGATCATACTGACAGTTCTTCATAACTCCATTGACTCTGACTCCATATTCCTTTGTGAAATTTAGGATCTTATCTTTGAACTTTACAGCATTGGGATTAATATTCTCATATAACTTCAAATTTCTTGCTATCCACAGTTCCACCATCACAGAAAAGGATCTTATATACCATATCTGCCTAATTGCAGACCTATGATTTTTAACACATGCTATAAATTTATTAAATTTTGTAGGAGCATAAAGGTTAAACATACATCCTAGCCAGTTCCAAATTTCTTTACTGAAAGAACATTCCCACAGAATATGCATCATATTGTCTTGTCCATTACCACATAAGTAGCATTTGGATACTGTGTCAAAACCTTTTTTCCTGACATTCTCTTCAGTTGCACATGCTCCTCTGAGTATCTTCCAAACATTACTGGATGTGTAAGGGTGAATATATGGACTCCATACATACTTAGCCCAGTTGACTTGCTGATACTTCACTCTTATTTGTTGTACTGCACTTACAATTGAGAAGCTACCAGTTAGATCACCTTCCCAAATTCTTTTATCAATTCCTGCCCCAATTGCTGGTAGTTCATTCAACTCAagaattttcttcattttatctgGGACATTCCATTCACCATTTATTAATAAATCACTTACCTTTAGGTTCTTGTGCTATTGAATAAAAGGATCTGATTGGTGATGATCAACAATTACATACTCTTTCACCCATTTATCCTCCCACACTGAGATGTCTTTTCCATTCCCCACCAGCCATCTACTCCCTTCTTTGAGTTCATTTATCACCCATTTCAATCCAGGCCATATTGATGATTTTTTGTAACTAGTAATCCATTCTTCATTCTTGTTTTTATACTTTGCCTTCATGAATCTAGTCCATTCTTCATCCTCAGTTTCAATTTTCCAAAGTAACTTCAATAGTAAAGCCTTGTTCATCACTTCCAATCTCCTAATACCAAGCCCTCCTTCAACAAATGGTACATTCATTTCCTCCCATTTGACAGTAACAAGCTTCTTCACTGATGGATCAGCAGTCCATAGGAAATTTCTAATTATCCTTTCATATTCTCTGATCACTGCTTTGGGCCATTTGTACACTAACATATTATAAATTGGCATACTACTGAGTACAAACTTCACTAAAGTTAATCTAGCTGAAAAAACAAGGAGTTTACCAATCCAACCAACTAGTTATTTTTGCAACATTTCCACCATTCCCCATACATGAACTGATTTAACTCTTCCAGGACTCAGCACTACCCCCAAGTACTTGTCTGGGAATTCAGAAATCTCCATTTGCAGACTTTCAGCTATTACCTGTCTTCTATCTTCAGTAACTCCACCTACAAAGCATTTACTCTTTGCTCTATTTACTGTTTGTCCTGATGCAGCTTGATATCTCATTAAATTATTCAAAGTTCTTTTATGCCCATTGCAGAATATGAATATATCATCTGCAAGCATTAGATGACTTGGATGACATCCATTTATGTTAACCATTGTTTTTATTAACCCTTATTGAATCATCCTGGTTATGTTTCTACTCAAAACCTCCTCAACTATCACAAATAAAATGGGAGAAAGTGGGTCTCCCTGCCTGAGCCCTCTTCTAACATCAAAAAAACCAAATGGCCCACCGTTTACTAAAACCGATATTCTTGCATATTCAAATATGATTTTCAACCATTTAATTCCCATTTCAGAGAATCCAAAATGCTTAAGTGTTTTAAATATGAATTCCCAACTCATTGAGTCAAAGTCTTGAGTGATGTCCAACTTCAAACCTACATTACCTCCTATTGTTTTAGTATCTATCTCATTCACAAGCTCAGAAGCTAGAACAATTTTCTCCTGAATGTTCCTTCCTTTTATAAAAGCAACTTGTTGGCTAGATATCACCTTGTGAAGAACTTCATGTATTCTTGTTGTGATAATCCCTGTAAtggttttaaaacaaaaattagacaatccaattggtctaaattgttctgttctttttgctCCAGGCACTTTAGGTAGCAAGAAAAGAAAACTAGAGTTCATCCCTTTTGGAATAAATCTGCATCTCCAACAAAACTGTATTGCATCAATCAAATCTTGACAAATTATGTTCCATGAAAATCTGTAGAAACTGCCTggaaaaccatctggaccaggagagcTGTTTGGATCCATTGAGAAAACTGCTTCTTTGATTTCTTGTGTTGAAGGTAACCGATCCATCTTAGCATTCTCATCATCAGTTATTACCTTGGAATAATGTCAAAAAGACTTTC
Above is a genomic segment from Papaver somniferum cultivar HN1 chromosome 10, ASM357369v1, whole genome shotgun sequence containing:
- the LOC113316144 gene encoding uncharacterized protein LOC113316144, producing the protein MKKILELNELPAIGAGIDKRIWEGDLTGSFSIVSAVQQIRVKYQQVNWAKYVWSPYIHPYTSSNVWKILRGACATEENVRKKGFDTVSKCYLCGNGQDNMMHILWECSFSKEIWNWLGCMFNLYAPTKFNKFIACVKNHRSAIRQIWYIRSFSVMVELWIARNLKLYENINPNAVKFKDKILNFTKEYGVRVNGVMKNCQYDLNIIVIFGIKGIKRKCATVKEVFFKLLQINQTLICCDGAAKGNPGAAGIEFIAKQSDGICLGAGSGGLGIIPNYVAEVMALITAGEWLVSKQLSDVCYSLDSKLLYWHLQVVKFFG